One window of the Pedobacter ginsengisoli genome contains the following:
- a CDS encoding RagB/SusD family nutrient uptake outer membrane protein has product MNNYTVSSLSGAPSYLWSKGFTGAYRANVFLQKVAEIQMDASTKNRYIAEAKALRAIFYFDLVRIFKNIPLILKPVEANDWYNVLQVPPADVYKQIEQDLKEAIPNLPVTVPRTTEGGRLTQGAAHALLGKVYLWQEKFAEAATEFADVNGPSPGTTPSKYGYALMSKFEDLYKLANKFNTESILEISYNSTSNMGWGNVGSGEGNVAGIMSGPRNYNILIPDKAPDYVSGWSVMPFTKEFFDLIHFDPRNKATVANLDSLEKAGIVTYKHANDNTGYFVEKYAGRVSTKANSGQLELNFPYNLYEIRLADTYLMEAEAVLKSGGAVGAGSRAYAALNAVRARVGLKPVDVTMDNIMKERRIELAAEGQRWFDLVRWGLAPAKLAFKGFTAGKNETLPIPNAELNNTKIIQSKEWGGTK; this is encoded by the coding sequence ATGAATAATTATACGGTAAGTTCATTGTCAGGTGCTCCAAGTTACCTTTGGAGTAAGGGATTTACAGGAGCATACAGAGCAAATGTATTTTTGCAAAAAGTAGCAGAGATACAAATGGATGCGAGCACTAAAAACCGATATATTGCTGAAGCAAAAGCCCTAAGGGCTATCTTTTATTTTGATTTAGTTCGAATTTTTAAGAATATACCTCTTATTTTGAAGCCAGTTGAAGCTAATGATTGGTATAATGTTTTGCAAGTCCCACCTGCTGATGTGTACAAACAAATTGAACAAGATTTAAAGGAAGCTATACCTAATCTTCCGGTAACAGTGCCAAGAACTACGGAAGGTGGAAGGCTGACTCAGGGAGCGGCTCATGCTTTGCTTGGCAAGGTATATCTTTGGCAGGAAAAATTTGCTGAAGCAGCTACGGAGTTTGCAGATGTAAATGGCCCTTCGCCGGGTACTACCCCTAGTAAATATGGGTATGCTCTAATGAGTAAGTTTGAAGATTTGTATAAACTAGCCAATAAATTCAATACTGAGTCTATTCTCGAGATTTCTTATAACAGTACTTCAAATATGGGCTGGGGGAATGTTGGGAGTGGAGAAGGTAATGTTGCTGGCATTATGTCGGGGCCAAGAAATTATAATATTCTAATTCCTGATAAAGCTCCCGATTACGTTTCCGGCTGGAGCGTTATGCCATTCACCAAAGAATTTTTTGATCTTATTCATTTTGATCCCCGTAATAAGGCAACAGTTGCTAATTTAGATAGTCTTGAAAAGGCAGGCATTGTAACTTATAAACACGCCAACGATAATACGGGTTACTTTGTTGAAAAGTATGCAGGTAGAGTATCAACAAAAGCCAACAGTGGGCAGCTTGAACTTAACTTTCCTTATAATCTTTATGAAATACGTTTGGCAGATACTTACTTAATGGAAGCTGAGGCTGTCTTGAAAAGCGGGGGTGCCGTTGGAGCGGGAAGCAGGGCTTATGCAGCTTTAAATGCTGTAAGGGCTAGGGTTGGATTGAAACCCGTTGACGTTACGATGGATAATATAATGAAAGAAAGACGAATAGAGCTTGCAGCCGAAGGACAACGTTGGTTTGATTTGGTACGGTGGGGACTTGCTCCGGCCAAATTAGCTTTTAAGGGTTTTACTGCAGGAAAAAATGAAACACTTCCTATTCCTAATGCTGAACTAAATAATACAAAAATAATTCAGAGTAAAGAGTGGGGCGGTACTAAATAA
- a CDS encoding SusC/RagA family TonB-linked outer membrane protein, with the protein MKRSLTLIFFVCCLLISPFATLAQEVIATGKVTDKSDGKPLPGVTVTLQGTSKATLTDAGGNFRIAVPSVGSKIVISQLGMIPQTITIASNAPLNITMETDVTALGEVVVVGYGTQKKSNVTGSISSVKAKDLESMPINRVEQALQGRTSGVTIATNNGQPGSAATVRVRGYTTFAKDGNNNPLWVVDGVIVDNGGIGYLNQSDIESIEVLKDAASQAIYGARAANGVIIVTTKRGKAGVLQINYNGFYGTSAAAKKLDLLNASEYATLRNEAARNTNPNATLPFANPDALGKGTDWQDVIFNNDARRQTHEFSIAGGGDKSTFYSSFGYIKQEGIVASPISKWNRANIRLNSTHKLAKWITVGENLGYSHSINSSLGNTNNEFGGPLSSAIGLDPTTPAVETNADLIGKPPYTIANVLKDKNGNPFGLSPWVGQELINPLAYIQTKLGNYGWDHNIIGNAFAEVQPIKDLVFRSTLGTKIAFYGDDAFNPVAYLNSSNIRTKNSFVRNWNNVLNYNFENTLSYSKTFGKHNANIIVGQGIYLDENVKTLNVTFNNIIATNFEQANLNYKPVTADRSADGNDGTVHKVNSLFSRVSYNYDEKYLFTGIIRRDGSSRFGNNNKFGYFPSFSLGWVPTKEDFWKENSVINFFKIRGGYGVTGNDQISNFAYNALVSSGRNYTFGTTDVSSIGWSPAAPSNPDLKWEETRQTTLGFDATVFTNFTIAFDVYKKKTVGVLQYPTLPNYLGVAGAPAQNIGDMENKGLELELGYRKTFGEFNLGVNGNVSFLKNKVTKLATGKLFIEDEAQSFQGMGNITRTGIGHSFNEFYGYETLGIFQTQAEIDSYVGPGGTKLQPNAKPGDVKFANLNGDNQIEAADRTYLGSPIPKYTYGLTINMAYKNFDFVAFGSGAGGNMIFQGLRRLDVTFANWQTEILNRWTPTNPSTTIPRVVEKDDNKNNTNFTRRYLEKGDYFRLKTLQLGYNIPKSVIQKIGAQRVRVYLMSENLFTITKYTGYDPEIGGTVFGVDKGIYPQARSFMVGLNVGF; encoded by the coding sequence ATGAAAAGAAGTCTTACACTTATTTTCTTCGTTTGCTGTCTTCTTATTTCTCCATTTGCCACATTGGCACAAGAAGTAATAGCAACGGGTAAGGTAACAGACAAGAGTGATGGAAAGCCATTGCCAGGAGTTACCGTAACATTACAAGGCACATCAAAAGCAACGCTCACAGACGCAGGTGGGAATTTTAGGATCGCAGTTCCATCTGTAGGTTCAAAAATAGTTATAAGCCAACTGGGGATGATTCCGCAAACAATAACTATAGCTAGTAATGCGCCTTTAAATATCACTATGGAAACAGATGTTACTGCATTAGGAGAAGTGGTAGTAGTAGGCTATGGAACACAGAAAAAGAGCAATGTAACAGGCTCAATTTCGAGTGTAAAGGCTAAAGATTTAGAAAGTATGCCCATAAATAGGGTTGAACAAGCCTTACAGGGGAGAACTTCTGGAGTAACTATAGCAACAAACAATGGGCAACCAGGAAGTGCAGCTACAGTACGGGTTAGGGGGTATACTACTTTTGCGAAAGACGGAAACAATAATCCTTTATGGGTAGTTGATGGGGTAATTGTAGACAATGGGGGAATAGGTTATCTAAATCAATCTGATATTGAATCAATTGAGGTTTTAAAGGATGCCGCATCACAAGCTATTTATGGAGCCCGGGCTGCAAATGGGGTTATTATTGTAACAACGAAGCGGGGTAAAGCCGGGGTTCTTCAAATTAATTACAATGGATTTTATGGTACTTCTGCTGCAGCCAAAAAATTAGACCTGTTAAATGCATCGGAATATGCTACACTTAGAAATGAAGCAGCAAGAAACACAAACCCTAATGCAACTTTACCATTCGCAAATCCTGACGCATTGGGAAAGGGAACCGATTGGCAAGATGTTATATTCAACAATGATGCAAGAAGACAAACTCATGAATTTAGCATAGCCGGTGGAGGAGATAAATCTACCTTTTATTCATCTTTTGGTTACATTAAGCAAGAGGGTATAGTGGCAAGTCCCATCTCTAAGTGGAACAGAGCTAATATTCGTTTAAACTCTACCCATAAATTAGCAAAATGGATAACAGTGGGAGAGAACCTGGGATATAGTCATTCTATAAACAGTAGCTTAGGAAATACAAATAATGAATTTGGAGGGCCTTTAAGCTCCGCAATAGGTTTAGATCCAACTACTCCTGCTGTAGAAACTAATGCTGATCTTATTGGAAAACCACCTTACACGATAGCAAATGTTTTAAAAGATAAAAATGGTAATCCATTCGGATTATCACCATGGGTAGGTCAGGAGCTAATTAATCCATTGGCTTACATTCAAACTAAACTTGGGAATTATGGATGGGATCACAACATAATTGGAAATGCCTTTGCAGAAGTTCAACCCATTAAAGACCTGGTATTTAGATCCACATTAGGAACTAAGATCGCATTTTATGGTGATGATGCATTTAATCCGGTGGCCTATTTAAATTCATCTAATATCAGAACTAAAAATTCATTTGTACGTAATTGGAATAATGTGCTGAATTACAATTTTGAAAATACGCTGAGTTATTCAAAAACATTTGGAAAGCATAATGCGAATATTATAGTTGGACAAGGGATATACCTGGATGAAAATGTTAAAACATTAAATGTAACATTCAATAATATTATTGCAACTAACTTTGAACAAGCAAACCTAAATTACAAGCCAGTTACTGCTGATCGTAGTGCGGATGGAAATGATGGAACCGTTCATAAAGTTAATTCGTTGTTTTCTCGCGTATCTTACAATTACGACGAAAAATACCTTTTTACAGGTATTATCAGACGCGATGGTTCATCACGTTTTGGTAATAATAACAAGTTTGGATACTTCCCTTCATTTTCATTAGGATGGGTACCTACTAAAGAGGATTTCTGGAAGGAAAATAGTGTTATTAATTTCTTTAAAATCCGTGGTGGTTATGGTGTAACCGGTAATGATCAAATTTCAAATTTTGCATATAATGCATTGGTTTCCAGCGGACGTAATTATACTTTCGGAACAACAGATGTAAGTTCTATAGGATGGAGTCCGGCGGCACCTTCCAATCCGGATTTGAAATGGGAAGAAACACGACAGACTACATTAGGATTTGATGCGACTGTATTTACCAATTTTACTATTGCTTTTGATGTTTACAAGAAGAAAACAGTTGGAGTACTTCAATATCCTACACTTCCCAATTATCTGGGGGTAGCTGGAGCTCCGGCCCAGAACATTGGTGATATGGAAAATAAAGGATTGGAACTAGAACTGGGGTACCGTAAAACGTTCGGAGAATTTAATCTGGGAGTAAATGGGAATGTTTCCTTCTTAAAAAACAAGGTTACTAAACTTGCTACTGGTAAACTGTTTATTGAAGATGAGGCACAAAGTTTCCAGGGGATGGGAAATATTACCAGAACAGGTATAGGCCATTCCTTTAATGAATTTTACGGTTATGAAACGCTTGGTATTTTTCAAACTCAAGCAGAAATTGATAGTTATGTTGGGCCAGGTGGAACTAAGTTGCAGCCCAACGCAAAACCTGGAGATGTTAAATTCGCTAATTTAAATGGTGATAATCAAATCGAGGCGGCTGACAGAACTTACCTGGGAAGCCCAATTCCAAAATATACTTATGGCTTAACGATAAACATGGCTTATAAGAATTTTGATTTTGTGGCATTTGGCAGTGGAGCTGGCGGCAATATGATATTCCAGGGTTTGCGCCGTTTAGATGTAACATTTGCAAACTGGCAAACTGAAATTTTAAATCGCTGGACACCAACTAATCCTTCAACAACAATACCAAGAGTTGTTGAAAAGGATGATAATAAGAATAACACCAATTTCACCAGAAGATATCTTGAAAAAGGAGATTATTTCAGGTTAAAAACATTACAACTTGGGTACAACATTCCTAAAAGTGTAATTCAAAAGATAGGTGCACAAAGAGTGCGTGTTTATTTGATGAGCGAAAACCTCTTTACTATAACTAAATATACTGGCTATGATCCTGAAATTGGAGGAACTGTATTTGGAGTTGATAAGGGTATTTATCCACAAGCGCGTTCGTTTATGGTTGGATTAAATGTTGGATTTTAA
- a CDS encoding outer membrane beta-barrel protein, with product MNYLYNALKSGIVLLVLIFSSGVLYAQVQTKEQNPPPPLPTREISGIVKDSTDLGVIGATVSLTSDKDTLKTSTNTDGIFVFRNVKSATYVIVVQSIGYIKTPAMRFKQNDTSPRIVMDPIVLKEERNTLNEVVINGTPSITYKTDTVEYKASDYIVRKNATVDELLKKMEGMEVGNDGSLVHQGEAVTKAKLNGKEYLGGDIANAIKNLPAEIVDKIQIVDDYGDQAARTGVKDGDPQKILNITTRTDKSVGNMMNLHTAGGSNERKEAGLFATRINGNQQIGLNGNYNDAINLNALSGSTKNANARFSLRDKIGKKIEYNLGYQFQNSNGDNLNETESLSILNNGQLHSNSSNTGLQKSNNHNLKLEFEVNLDSSNYLKVVPTFQSNSTTNNGSSTLSQRGSSLSMGLDQDRRITNSNSSTAPQFGISTFYQHLFKKYRRNFSAQIDLNKNNQDNEQERYNFTTFYTEAAQDGKDSIINQIIARKNRRDNYRGSMTYVEPLGVNTQFEVNAQVNYNGYDNTATTRDILGEGVSGGIIDSLSNIYNYSFTQGRVALNFRYGMANTSKVRFSVGLTGVPALLSGTKVSLGTTTNRSSFNLIPIARFEYRWSRQQRVSLNYSGNAVEPTFDQIQPVRDVTNPNNPVIGNPDLIATFVHTLRGDYNNYIANSKLNLSLNLNGAYTKNAVIRNVETVDNPDPNLPGSKINETHFLNVSGVYRLTGNYNISKQLNNRKYNLQLNGTVSYNHSLSMRDGILNTTNITTLDQRFGPKINPTEWFEINPNIGYKNEKSNSTLRSGNNEINTLSLNLDGRVYLWDVWMFGYNGSKQFINGIVGNTNNSPLVINASLERQLFNRRGQITFQAFDILNQNNFLRTQQPDDGGYINTRVNPISRYFMLKLSMRLQKWSGAQGRGGRGIMRRGDGSFM from the coding sequence ATGAATTATTTATATAATGCATTGAAATCTGGTATTGTATTACTTGTATTGATATTCAGTTCTGGTGTACTTTATGCTCAGGTCCAAACAAAGGAACAAAACCCTCCACCCCCATTGCCTACAAGAGAAATAAGTGGAATTGTAAAGGATTCTACTGATCTAGGAGTAATTGGGGCTACTGTTAGTTTAACCTCAGATAAGGACACGCTAAAAACAAGCACTAATACTGATGGGATATTCGTATTCAGGAATGTTAAGTCGGCTACCTATGTTATAGTGGTACAGAGTATTGGTTATATTAAAACGCCGGCAATGCGCTTTAAACAAAACGATACAAGCCCAAGAATTGTAATGGACCCAATAGTTCTGAAAGAAGAACGGAACACTTTAAATGAAGTTGTTATTAATGGAACTCCGTCTATTACCTATAAAACGGATACTGTTGAATATAAGGCCAGTGATTACATTGTAAGAAAGAATGCAACTGTAGATGAGCTTCTGAAAAAGATGGAGGGTATGGAGGTAGGTAATGATGGAAGTTTAGTGCACCAGGGAGAGGCAGTGACTAAGGCCAAATTGAATGGAAAGGAATATCTTGGAGGTGACATTGCGAATGCAATTAAGAATCTTCCAGCTGAGATTGTTGATAAAATTCAGATCGTTGATGACTATGGTGATCAGGCAGCTCGTACAGGGGTAAAGGATGGTGACCCTCAAAAGATACTGAATATCACTACAAGAACAGATAAATCTGTTGGAAATATGATGAATCTGCACACCGCTGGAGGAAGTAACGAAAGAAAAGAAGCCGGATTGTTTGCTACGCGGATTAACGGAAATCAACAGATTGGGCTAAACGGGAATTATAATGATGCAATTAATCTTAATGCACTAAGCGGCTCAACAAAGAATGCAAATGCGAGATTTAGTTTGCGTGATAAAATCGGGAAAAAAATAGAGTATAATTTGGGTTATCAATTTCAAAATTCCAATGGCGATAATTTAAATGAAACCGAATCTCTAAGTATTTTAAATAATGGACAATTACATTCCAATAGTTCGAACACAGGTCTGCAAAAGTCGAATAATCATAATCTTAAGCTTGAATTTGAAGTGAATCTGGATTCAAGTAATTATCTTAAAGTTGTCCCCACCTTCCAATCTAATTCTACCACTAATAATGGTTCCTCTACTTTAAGTCAAAGGGGGAGTAGTCTTTCAATGGGGCTGGATCAGGATCGCCGCATAACAAATTCAAATTCTAGCACGGCACCTCAATTTGGTATCTCTACTTTTTATCAGCATCTATTTAAAAAATACAGAAGGAATTTTTCAGCACAGATAGATTTGAATAAAAATAATCAGGATAACGAGCAGGAAAGATATAATTTCACAACTTTTTATACTGAAGCGGCACAAGATGGTAAAGATTCTATAATTAATCAGATCATAGCGCGTAAGAATCGACGTGATAATTATCGTGGAAGCATGACTTATGTGGAACCTCTCGGAGTAAATACTCAATTTGAAGTGAATGCCCAGGTAAATTATAATGGGTATGATAATACTGCAACTACAAGAGATATTTTAGGGGAGGGTGTTTCTGGTGGTATTATAGACTCATTAAGTAACATTTATAACTATTCCTTTACACAGGGCCGCGTTGCATTGAATTTTAGATACGGAATGGCCAATACTTCTAAAGTTCGTTTTTCTGTTGGGTTAACAGGTGTGCCGGCATTACTATCCGGTACTAAGGTAAGTCTTGGTACAACAACAAACCGGAGTAGCTTTAACCTGATTCCTATTGCAAGATTTGAATACCGCTGGAGCAGGCAGCAAAGAGTATCTTTAAACTACTCAGGGAATGCAGTAGAACCAACATTTGATCAGATACAACCAGTTAGGGATGTTACAAATCCAAATAATCCTGTTATTGGTAATCCGGATCTGATTGCCACTTTTGTGCACACTTTAAGAGGTGATTACAATAATTATATTGCAAACTCAAAGCTCAATCTTTCACTAAATTTAAATGGGGCATATACAAAAAATGCTGTTATCAGAAATGTGGAGACCGTAGATAATCCAGATCCAAACCTTCCTGGTAGTAAAATTAATGAAACACACTTTTTGAATGTTAGTGGGGTATATAGACTGACGGGTAATTACAATATTAGTAAACAACTGAACAATAGAAAGTATAATTTGCAACTTAACGGTACAGTGAGTTATAATCACAGCTTGAGCATGAGGGACGGTATATTGAATACTACTAATATTACCACTTTAGATCAGCGCTTTGGTCCAAAAATTAATCCTACAGAATGGTTCGAAATTAATCCGAACATCGGATACAAAAATGAAAAATCCAATTCAACGCTTCGTTCCGGTAATAACGAAATCAATACCCTTTCTCTTAATTTAGATGGAAGAGTATATTTATGGGATGTATGGATGTTTGGATACAATGGAAGTAAACAATTCATAAATGGTATAGTTGGGAATACAAATAATAGCCCTTTAGTGATAAATGCAAGTTTGGAACGGCAGCTATTTAATCGTAGAGGCCAGATCACGTTTCAGGCATTTGACATTTTAAATCAGAATAATTTTCTGAGGACGCAACAGCCTGATGATGGCGGTTATATAAATACAAGAGTAAATCCTATAAGCCGGTATTTTATGCTTAAACTGAGTATGAGATTACAAAAATGGTCTGGGGCCCAAGGGCGTGGTGGTAGAGGCATTATGCGACGGGGTGACGGAAGCTTCATGTAA
- a CDS encoding triple tyrosine motif-containing protein, producing the protein MRKTLLIILTLFCFISFKGRGQIGTPQILSYNNDQYKAGMQNWDVAQDKNGILYFGNNEGLLTFDGRFWNLIKLPNFTSVRSVEIDSHDRIFIGGQDEAGYFYPEKDGILKYHSIIPLIPEKYRSFADIWNVAIIDDAVIFRTTSVILYYKDGVVKTYKPDIEWQFAGKSNHQFFAHSKGHGLMVYDGEIWKPYCSDPVLLKSAVTSIMEYNKDTMLVATLKNGLFLMHNGKVTPKPTKLDQIFYNDRIYSADKIDRDKYVIGTTSAGVLIINREGKVLQKYTYKDGLQNNNVRGFITDSSKNLWLALNDGIDYVAINSAIKSIFPDKNKQITSYAIRNFNGNLYIGTSNGLYVTEIETGITDLSLSTGVFKEVRNSKGQVWNLDEINNKLLMGHEDGFFEIDKDVAHQIYNRPGTWLFEPTSEVYPSASIIAGTYLGLQKISYKNGSFTNDGKIEGRTESLRFIAFDANNNLWASHPYHGVYKIELSEDFKKIKKYTVYTDKQGLPSRLYNYIFKIKNRVVVATKNGVYEYDAAKDKFKAFPLLSEALRQIRIQYLKEDTKGNLWFVSDKKVGILDFSRPSGTKTFSIHYFPQLDGKIVGGFESIYYLNDENVFIGANKGAYHLNYAKYLENIPKPNVLLGSVKLFGKKDSAIFGGYFLNKENIVKTQDPSSVLKLDNVFNSLHFEYSSTLFEHQANIEFSYQLVGFDKGWSSWTQKSEKDYTNLPAGKYTFNVRARNSFGNESEVVGYTFEVLPAWYQTIWMYILYVLLLVISIYMFFKWQKKKHIKAQTRLSYLHQLEMDRSEKEIVRLEYEKLEADVNYKNRELSNMTMHLVQRGKVLAKIKEVISAVIKNNDINDSSPSFRHLIRLIRDVEKSDQDWDNFSIHFNTVNTNFFNKLKDQFPELTPNELKLCAFLKMNLSTKEIAQLMNITIKAVEVGRYRLRKKLHIQSETNLYDFLIQISRSVE; encoded by the coding sequence ATGAGAAAAACTTTATTAATCATCCTAACTCTATTTTGTTTTATCTCTTTTAAAGGCCGGGGCCAAATCGGTACTCCTCAAATACTTAGCTATAATAATGATCAGTATAAGGCCGGAATGCAAAATTGGGATGTTGCTCAGGATAAAAATGGCATTCTATATTTTGGTAATAATGAGGGCCTCCTAACCTTTGACGGTAGATTTTGGAACCTTATTAAATTACCCAATTTTACATCTGTCAGATCTGTTGAAATAGATTCGCATGATAGGATTTTTATAGGGGGGCAAGATGAGGCTGGATATTTTTATCCTGAAAAAGATGGAATATTGAAGTATCATTCCATTATCCCCCTTATCCCCGAAAAGTACCGAAGCTTTGCTGATATATGGAATGTAGCTATTATTGACGATGCTGTAATTTTCAGAACTACAAGTGTTATTCTTTATTACAAGGATGGTGTTGTAAAAACGTATAAGCCTGATATAGAGTGGCAGTTTGCAGGCAAAAGTAATCATCAGTTTTTTGCCCATTCTAAAGGACATGGATTGATGGTTTATGATGGAGAGATCTGGAAACCATATTGCTCTGACCCGGTATTATTAAAATCGGCTGTGACGTCTATTATGGAATACAACAAGGATACAATGCTTGTAGCTACCTTAAAGAACGGGCTGTTTTTAATGCATAATGGTAAGGTTACACCTAAACCGACAAAACTGGATCAGATATTTTATAATGACAGAATTTATAGTGCAGACAAAATAGACAGGGATAAATATGTTATCGGAACTACCTCGGCAGGAGTTCTTATAATTAACAGAGAGGGAAAGGTTTTACAGAAATACACCTACAAGGATGGTTTGCAGAATAATAATGTAAGGGGATTTATAACGGATAGCAGTAAAAATCTTTGGCTGGCACTGAATGACGGAATTGATTATGTAGCGATTAACAGTGCTATAAAAAGCATATTTCCTGATAAAAACAAGCAAATAACAAGTTATGCAATACGCAATTTCAATGGGAATTTATACATTGGAACATCTAATGGCCTTTATGTAACCGAAATTGAAACAGGAATCACTGATTTAAGTCTATCGACGGGAGTATTTAAAGAAGTTAGAAACTCTAAGGGGCAGGTTTGGAATCTTGATGAAATCAATAATAAACTTTTAATGGGGCATGAGGATGGCTTTTTTGAAATTGACAAAGATGTTGCCCATCAAATATATAATAGACCTGGAACATGGTTGTTTGAGCCAACTTCAGAGGTTTATCCTTCTGCCAGTATCATCGCTGGCACTTACTTGGGACTTCAAAAAATTAGTTATAAAAACGGAAGTTTCACTAATGATGGTAAAATCGAAGGACGTACAGAATCCTTAAGGTTTATTGCTTTTGATGCGAATAATAATTTATGGGCTTCACACCCCTATCATGGAGTATACAAAATTGAACTATCTGAAGATTTTAAGAAGATAAAGAAATATACTGTCTATACAGATAAACAGGGATTGCCTTCACGTTTATATAATTACATTTTTAAAATAAAGAATCGTGTTGTAGTTGCAACTAAAAATGGAGTATATGAGTATGATGCAGCAAAAGATAAATTCAAAGCTTTTCCATTACTTAGTGAAGCATTAAGGCAAATACGCATCCAATATCTGAAGGAAGATACTAAGGGAAATTTATGGTTTGTTTCGGATAAAAAGGTTGGGATATTAGATTTTAGTCGCCCTTCTGGTACAAAAACCTTTTCCATACATTATTTTCCCCAATTAGATGGTAAAATTGTGGGCGGGTTTGAGTCTATTTATTATTTGAACGATGAGAATGTATTTATTGGAGCAAACAAAGGTGCTTACCATTTAAATTATGCTAAATACCTGGAAAATATTCCAAAACCTAATGTTTTACTAGGCTCAGTAAAACTTTTTGGTAAGAAAGATAGTGCAATTTTTGGCGGGTATTTCCTTAATAAAGAGAATATAGTGAAAACTCAGGATCCATCTTCAGTTTTAAAACTCGATAACGTATTTAATTCTCTTCATTTCGAATATTCATCTACTTTATTTGAACACCAGGCAAATATTGAATTCAGTTATCAGCTTGTCGGTTTTGATAAGGGGTGGTCATCCTGGACGCAAAAGAGTGAAAAAGATTATACTAATCTCCCTGCAGGAAAGTATACATTTAACGTTAGGGCCAGAAATAGTTTTGGTAATGAATCTGAAGTTGTAGGCTACACCTTTGAGGTTTTACCGGCCTGGTATCAAACAATATGGATGTATATATTATATGTATTGCTTTTGGTAATAAGCATCTATATGTTCTTTAAGTGGCAGAAAAAGAAACATATTAAAGCTCAAACCAGGTTAAGCTACCTTCACCAGCTCGAAATGGATCGAAGTGAAAAGGAAATTGTACGGTTGGAATACGAAAAACTTGAAGCCGACGTGAATTATAAAAACAGAGAATTATCTAATATGACTATGCATTTGGTGCAAAGGGGTAAGGTATTGGCTAAAATAAAAGAAGTGATTTCGGCTGTGATTAAAAATAATGATATAAATGATAGTTCGCCAAGTTTCCGACATTTGATCCGTCTGATAAGAGATGTGGAAAAGAGTGACCAGGATTGGGACAATTTTTCAATTCACTTTAATACTGTCAATACAAATTTCTTCAATAAATTAAAAGATCAGTTCCCCGAACTCACACCTAATGAACTTAAGTTATGTGCTTTCCTAAAGATGAATCTTTCTACAAAGGAAATAGCTCAGCTCATGAATATTACAATAAAAGCAGTAGAGGTAGGAAGGTATCGCCTTAGAAAAAAGCTGCATATTCAGTCAGAAACTAATCTGTATGATTTTCTTATACAAATATCGAGATCTGTTGAATAG